In Apis mellifera strain DH4 linkage group LG3, Amel_HAv3.1, whole genome shotgun sequence, one DNA window encodes the following:
- the Tbh gene encoding tyramine beta hydroxylase isoform X1, giving the protein MSEIIIAEVHYTSIDNTWFAIGFSEYGKLKSADYCVLWIDWHRQIQLQDAWADEEGKLNLDLQQDCENFAWRRRGNITKFTFSRKFDTCDENDYIMERGTTHLVWLKGLGPLSSLTGLQVSDAETAGMSRTELIRTLHKKPIFPSNAWQLEILTDRVKVPNKETTYWCRVQKLPPILSQKHHILQFGPVIQTGNEHLVHHMEVFHCAGPINFEIPMYDGPCDGADRPEKTQICKKVLAAWAMGADAFVYPEEAGLSIGGQDFNPYIMLEIHYNNPEFQNGNIDSSGIRFILTKSLRKYDAGVIELGLEYTDKMAIPPQQEAFTLSGHCIQECTGIGLPQYGIHIFASQLHTHLTGIKVITRHIRDGEELPLLNYDNHYSTHFQEIRLLPKPVIILPGDSLITTCTYNTMDRENITLGGFAISDEMCVNYIHYYPNTRLEVCKSAISNDALRTYFRYMREWENQPISIDNGISSNYKSIEWTKVRVQALHDLYEAAPLGMQCNGSDGSRLPGLWDNIAASPVKLPLPPPARNCPEIRH; this is encoded by the exons ATGAGTGAGATCATAATCGCAGAAGTTCATTATACAAGTATTGACAATACTTGGTTCGCTATAGGTTTTTCAGAGTAtggtaaattaaaatctgCCGATTATTGTGTTTTGTGGATTGATTGGCATCGTCAAATTCAATTAcaa gATGCTTGGGCAGAtgaagaaggaaaattaaatttagatttgcaACAGGATTGTGAGAATTTTGCatggagaagaagaggaaatataacaaaattcacTTTTTCAAGGAAATTTGATACTTGCgatgaaaatgattatatcaTGGAG agagGTACTACACATTTAGTATGGCTAAAAGGTTTAGGACCACTATCATCTTTGACTGGTTTGCAAGTATCCGATGCAGAAACTGCTGGTATGTCTAGAACAGAATTAATCAGGACGCTTCATAAGAAACCAATATTTCCTTCAAATGCTTGGCAGTTAGAAATATTAACAGATCGTGTGAAAGTACCGAACAAAGAAACAACTTATTGGTGCCGTGTACAAAAATTACCTCCTATTTTGTCTCAAAA acATCATATCTTACAGTTTGGTCCAGTCATCCAAACAGGCAACGAACATTTAGTTCATCATATGGAAGTTTTTCATTGTGCTGGaccaataaattttgaaattcctaTGTATGACGGTCCTTGTGATGGAGCTGATAGACCAGAGAAAACTCAA ATATGTAAGAAAGTTTTAGCAGCATGGGCCATGGGGGCAGATGCTTTTGTCTATCCAGAAGAAGCTGGTCTTTCAATTGGTGGCCAAGATTTTAATCCTTACATCATGCTGGAGATTCATTACAATAATCCTGAATTTCAAAATGGGAACATCGATTCTTCAGGAATTCGTTTCATTCTTACTAAAAGTCTTCGGAAATACGATGCTGGTGTAATTGAATTAGGCTTAGAATATACTGATAAAATGGCTATTCCTCCACAacaa gaaGCTTTTACTTTATCTGGACATTGCATACAAGAATGTACAGGCATTGGTCTCCCACAATATGGTATTCATATTTTCGCATCGCAACTTCATACACATTTAACAGGCATAAAAGTTATTACTCGTCATATTAGAGACGGGGAAGAATTacctttattaaattatgacaaTCATTATTCCActcattttcaagaaattcgaCTCTTACCAAAACCTGTTATTATTTTACCa ggAGATTCGTTAATAACAACTTGTACGTATAATACAATGGATAGAGAAAATATTACTCTTGGCGGATTTGCCATTTCCGATGAAATGTGTGTGAATTATATTCACTATTATCCTAATACTCGATTAGag gttTGTAAAAGTGCTATTAGCAATGATGCTCTAAGAacttattttcgatatatgaGAGAATGGGAAAATCAACCAATTAGTATCGATAATGGTATctcttcaaattataaaagcaTCGAGTGGACCAAAGTTCGCGTACAAGCTTTGCATGATCTATATGAAGCTGCACCTTTag gaATGCAATGCAATGGATCCGATGGATCTCGACTTCCTGGACTATGGGATAACATAGCAGCTTCACCAGTTAAACTACCCTTACCTCCGCCAGCTCGAAATTGTCCAGAGATtcgtcattaa
- the Tbh gene encoding tyramine beta hydroxylase isoform X2 yields MPLPLLDHNIMVPCTRINARIGGKAVLYEVFVLSDLKALVEIGDKKAKDHELLKDGSCLFWHNHHQNREDNSERKDVHTIPLSSDITFYWRVDFMSEIIIAEVHYTSIDNTWFAIGFSEYGKLKSADYCVLWIDWHRQIQLQDAWADEEGKLNLDLQQDCENFAWRRRGNITKFTFSRKFDTCDENDYIMERGTTHLVWLKGLGPLSSLTGLQVSDAETAGMSRTELIRTLHKKPIFPSNAWQLEILTDRVKVPNKETTYWCRVQKLPPILSQKHHILQFGPVIQTGNEHLVHHMEVFHCAGPINFEIPMYDGPCDGADRPEKTQICKKVLAAWAMGADAFVYPEEAGLSIGGQDFNPYIMLEIHYNNPEFQNGNIDSSGIRFILTKSLRKYDAGVIELGLEYTDKMAIPPQQEAFTLSGHCIQECTGIGLPQYGIHIFASQLHTHLTGIKVITRHIRDGEELPLLNYDNHYSTHFQEIRLLPKPVIILPGDSLITTCTYNTMDRENITLGGFAISDEMCVNYIHYYPNTRLEVCKSAISNDALRTYFRYMREWENQPISIDNGISSNYKSIEWTKVRVQALHDLYEAAPLGMQCNGSDGSRLPGLWDNIAASPVKLPLPPPARNCPEIRH; encoded by the exons ATGCCGTTGCCACTGCTGGATCATAATATCATGGTACCCTGCACCCGTATTAATGCC AGAATCGGCGGCAAAGCAGTATTATATGAAGTCTTCGTCCTTTCGGATTTAAAAGCGTTAGTAGAAATTGGTGATAAGAAGGCGAAGGATCATGAAC TTTTAAAAGATGGATCATGTTTATTTTGGCATAATCATCATCAAAATAGAGAAGATAATTCAGAAAGAAAAGATGTTCATACAATTCCGCTTAGTTCAGATATCACTTTCTATTGGag agTTGATTTTATGAGTGAGATCATAATCGCAGAAGTTCATTATACAAGTATTGACAATACTTGGTTCGCTATAGGTTTTTCAGAGTAtggtaaattaaaatctgCCGATTATTGTGTTTTGTGGATTGATTGGCATCGTCAAATTCAATTAcaa gATGCTTGGGCAGAtgaagaaggaaaattaaatttagatttgcaACAGGATTGTGAGAATTTTGCatggagaagaagaggaaatataacaaaattcacTTTTTCAAGGAAATTTGATACTTGCgatgaaaatgattatatcaTGGAG agagGTACTACACATTTAGTATGGCTAAAAGGTTTAGGACCACTATCATCTTTGACTGGTTTGCAAGTATCCGATGCAGAAACTGCTGGTATGTCTAGAACAGAATTAATCAGGACGCTTCATAAGAAACCAATATTTCCTTCAAATGCTTGGCAGTTAGAAATATTAACAGATCGTGTGAAAGTACCGAACAAAGAAACAACTTATTGGTGCCGTGTACAAAAATTACCTCCTATTTTGTCTCAAAA acATCATATCTTACAGTTTGGTCCAGTCATCCAAACAGGCAACGAACATTTAGTTCATCATATGGAAGTTTTTCATTGTGCTGGaccaataaattttgaaattcctaTGTATGACGGTCCTTGTGATGGAGCTGATAGACCAGAGAAAACTCAA ATATGTAAGAAAGTTTTAGCAGCATGGGCCATGGGGGCAGATGCTTTTGTCTATCCAGAAGAAGCTGGTCTTTCAATTGGTGGCCAAGATTTTAATCCTTACATCATGCTGGAGATTCATTACAATAATCCTGAATTTCAAAATGGGAACATCGATTCTTCAGGAATTCGTTTCATTCTTACTAAAAGTCTTCGGAAATACGATGCTGGTGTAATTGAATTAGGCTTAGAATATACTGATAAAATGGCTATTCCTCCACAacaa gaaGCTTTTACTTTATCTGGACATTGCATACAAGAATGTACAGGCATTGGTCTCCCACAATATGGTATTCATATTTTCGCATCGCAACTTCATACACATTTAACAGGCATAAAAGTTATTACTCGTCATATTAGAGACGGGGAAGAATTacctttattaaattatgacaaTCATTATTCCActcattttcaagaaattcgaCTCTTACCAAAACCTGTTATTATTTTACCa ggAGATTCGTTAATAACAACTTGTACGTATAATACAATGGATAGAGAAAATATTACTCTTGGCGGATTTGCCATTTCCGATGAAATGTGTGTGAATTATATTCACTATTATCCTAATACTCGATTAGag gttTGTAAAAGTGCTATTAGCAATGATGCTCTAAGAacttattttcgatatatgaGAGAATGGGAAAATCAACCAATTAGTATCGATAATGGTATctcttcaaattataaaagcaTCGAGTGGACCAAAGTTCGCGTACAAGCTTTGCATGATCTATATGAAGCTGCACCTTTag gaATGCAATGCAATGGATCCGATGGATCTCGACTTCCTGGACTATGGGATAACATAGCAGCTTCACCAGTTAAACTACCCTTACCTCCGCCAGCTCGAAATTGTCCAGAGATtcgtcattaa
- the Tbh gene encoding tyramine beta hydroxylase, whose translation MPLPLLDHNIMVPCTRINARIGGKAVLYEVFVLSDLKALVEIGDKKAKDHELLKDGSCLFWHNHHQNREDNSERKDVHTIPLSSDITFYWRVDFMSEIIIAEVHYTSIDNTWFAIGFSEYGKLKSADYCVLWIDWHRQIQLQDAWADEEGKLNLDLQQDCENFAWRRRGNITKFTFSRKFDTCDENDYIMERGTTHLVWLKGLGPLSSLTGLQVSDAETAGMSRTELIRTLHKKPIFPSNAWQLEILTDRVKVPNKETTYWCRVQKLPPILSQKHHILQFGPVIQTGNEHLVHHMEVFHCAGPINFEIPMYDGPCDGADRPEKTQICKKVLAAWAMGADAFVYPEEAGLSIGGQDFNPYIMLEIHYNNPEFQNGNIDSSGIRLEYTDKMAIPPQQEAFTLSGHCIQECTGIGLPQYGIHIFASQLHTHLTGIKVITRHIRDGEELPLLNYDNHYSTHFQEIRLLPKPVIILPGDSLITTCTYNTMDRENITLGGFAISDEMCVNYIHYYPNTRLEVCKSAISNDALRTYFRYMREWENQPISIDNGISSNYKSIEWTKVRVQALHDLYEAAPLGMQCNGSDGSRLPGLWDNIAASPVKLPLPPPARNCPEIRH comes from the exons ATGCCGTTGCCACTGCTGGATCATAATATCATGGTACCCTGCACCCGTATTAATGCC AGAATCGGCGGCAAAGCAGTATTATATGAAGTCTTCGTCCTTTCGGATTTAAAAGCGTTAGTAGAAATTGGTGATAAGAAGGCGAAGGATCATGAAC TTTTAAAAGATGGATCATGTTTATTTTGGCATAATCATCATCAAAATAGAGAAGATAATTCAGAAAGAAAAGATGTTCATACAATTCCGCTTAGTTCAGATATCACTTTCTATTGGag agTTGATTTTATGAGTGAGATCATAATCGCAGAAGTTCATTATACAAGTATTGACAATACTTGGTTCGCTATAGGTTTTTCAGAGTAtggtaaattaaaatctgCCGATTATTGTGTTTTGTGGATTGATTGGCATCGTCAAATTCAATTAcaa gATGCTTGGGCAGAtgaagaaggaaaattaaatttagatttgcaACAGGATTGTGAGAATTTTGCatggagaagaagaggaaatataacaaaattcacTTTTTCAAGGAAATTTGATACTTGCgatgaaaatgattatatcaTGGAG agagGTACTACACATTTAGTATGGCTAAAAGGTTTAGGACCACTATCATCTTTGACTGGTTTGCAAGTATCCGATGCAGAAACTGCTGGTATGTCTAGAACAGAATTAATCAGGACGCTTCATAAGAAACCAATATTTCCTTCAAATGCTTGGCAGTTAGAAATATTAACAGATCGTGTGAAAGTACCGAACAAAGAAACAACTTATTGGTGCCGTGTACAAAAATTACCTCCTATTTTGTCTCAAAA acATCATATCTTACAGTTTGGTCCAGTCATCCAAACAGGCAACGAACATTTAGTTCATCATATGGAAGTTTTTCATTGTGCTGGaccaataaattttgaaattcctaTGTATGACGGTCCTTGTGATGGAGCTGATAGACCAGAGAAAACTCAA ATATGTAAGAAAGTTTTAGCAGCATGGGCCATGGGGGCAGATGCTTTTGTCTATCCAGAAGAAGCTGGTCTTTCAATTGGTGGCCAAGATTTTAATCCTTACATCATGCTGGAGATTCATTACAATAATCCTGAATTTCAAAATGGGAACATCGATTCTTCAGGAATTC GCTTAGAATATACTGATAAAATGGCTATTCCTCCACAacaa gaaGCTTTTACTTTATCTGGACATTGCATACAAGAATGTACAGGCATTGGTCTCCCACAATATGGTATTCATATTTTCGCATCGCAACTTCATACACATTTAACAGGCATAAAAGTTATTACTCGTCATATTAGAGACGGGGAAGAATTacctttattaaattatgacaaTCATTATTCCActcattttcaagaaattcgaCTCTTACCAAAACCTGTTATTATTTTACCa ggAGATTCGTTAATAACAACTTGTACGTATAATACAATGGATAGAGAAAATATTACTCTTGGCGGATTTGCCATTTCCGATGAAATGTGTGTGAATTATATTCACTATTATCCTAATACTCGATTAGag gttTGTAAAAGTGCTATTAGCAATGATGCTCTAAGAacttattttcgatatatgaGAGAATGGGAAAATCAACCAATTAGTATCGATAATGGTATctcttcaaattataaaagcaTCGAGTGGACCAAAGTTCGCGTACAAGCTTTGCATGATCTATATGAAGCTGCACCTTTag gaATGCAATGCAATGGATCCGATGGATCTCGACTTCCTGGACTATGGGATAACATAGCAGCTTCACCAGTTAAACTACCCTTACCTCCGCCAGCTCGAAATTGTCCAGAGATtcgtcattaa